The Nerophis lumbriciformis linkage group LG04, RoL_Nlum_v2.1, whole genome shotgun sequence genome contains the following window.
ATGAACGACAAGCTTCAGGCGACTTTGAGCTGACAATCTGATTAATATCGTCAGTGTCATCTGAAAgagaaacagtaaaaatgtatgaaatatgaACATACTGCTACACGTGAGACAAATGATATATAACAAAGGAACCAATGTGCAGTACCTTCATTTAGATATTTTCTGATTTTGTTGAGCTTCTGACAAACCATGGCAAATTTCTGCATTCTGTCTGTATGCTCTTCTTCCTCCATCTAAAATGAAAGACAGAATATTTAAATGGTTAAGTTTGCCTCTGCAGGCCTAACTTCAGAcctgacaactttaaaacaattgAGATTTTGAGAGCGAGGCAAGTTCAACCTGCGTTTCCACAATATGACAGAGTTTTCCGTACGAATAGGGAATTGTACAGACATACTATTGTGGTGTTGTGTTAATCACATGGGTAATTTAACAGAGTAAAATCACTGATGTATCATGTATTTTTAAACTGCTGTCACACTGCTATCCTGCTGCCATTGCCTGGAGTTAACAGATGAATATGAGCTTTGAGCTACCTCTGGTCTGTGCAATATACAGTGCATTGGCatagtattcacagcacttcacttgttctacattttgttatgttacaggcaacagccttattccaaaatggaatatatacatttttgtcgTCAATATTCTATGACAATGtgaagttattttattttccatccatccatccatcttcttccgcttatccgaggtcgggtcgcgggggcagcagcctaagcagggaagcccagacttccctctccccagccacttcgtccagctcttcctgtgggaccccgaggcgttcccaggccagccgggaggcatagtcttctcaacgtgtcctgggtcttccccgcggcctcctaccggtcggacgtgccctaaacacctccctagggaggcgttcgggtggcatcctgaccagatgcccgaaccacctcatctggctcctctcgatgtggaggagcagcggctttactttgagcttcccccggatgacaggacttctcaccctatctctaagggagagccccgccacccggcggaggaaactcattttggccgcttgtacccgtgatcttgtcctttcggtcataacccaaagctcatgaccataggtgaggatgggaacgtagatcggccggtaaattgagagctttgccttccggctcagctcctttttcaccacaacggatcgatatagcgtccgcattactgaagacgccgcactgatccgcctgtcgatgtcacgatccactattccctcactcatgaacaagactccgtggtacttgaactcctccacttggggcaagatctcctccccaacccggagatggcactctacccttttccgggcgagaaccatggactcggacttggaggtgctgattctcatcccagtcgcttcacactcggctgcgaaccgatccagcgagagctgaagatcctggccagatgaagccatcaggaccacatcatctgcaaaaagcagagacctaatccttcagccaccaaaccggatcccctcaacgccttgactgcgcctagaaattctgtccataaaggttatgaacagaatcggtgacaaagggcagccttggcggagtccaaccctcactggaaacgtgtccgacttactgccggccgttagctgtggtgcgagtggtaatacgagagaaaaaaggtgcaaatctggtaacaaatggaggaagaattaattcccaagaaaaacagcagggggtccatcgtctggcggttgtttggcttcaagtgggaatatgtcgaacagacaaccgtaatttgtcaagtgtggggcaaaaccgtttctacaaaaagtagcattactgctaatatgtagcatcatttgaaaagtcacccgctagagaatgaagagtgcttactccgcatgtcaacatctccggccggtaccacaccatcaaaatgcagaggcaaacatttccagatcaataccgtatgaaaaaaagagtcgacaacaaaaggagataatgtccgcaggagcctaccacatagtgaaggacgaaCACTAcggtatttgatttcctattgtggagctcatttttatttgacacttattgaaatatcttgtgtgacatcatgtttttaaactattgtagtggtgttctgtacaaaaagtgcactttaatttagtgttgttttgataagtcatcttagtgtcatcatgcacaaaagtgcactcatagcttgttttaaaatgtctctgacaatcttgcactttctgttttggaaattacatgaatgtttgtgccactgcttaataactgtttaataaatacagttttggtaaattgacttagttgtgatttccttctctgcctgaaagtttaaaatgagcatatattaatgcagtatgaacaagaatgctttaatgtagacacatagaatcatcatactggtgtgattatatgcatcaagtgttcattcaaggctaaggcaaaatatcgagatacatatcgtgtatcgcgatatggcctaaaaatattgagatattaaaaaaaggtcatatcgcccagccctaatatatttgctcagtactttgttgatgcatctttggcagcTTATACAGCCTTGAGTCTTtttaaatacgatgccacaagcttggcacacctatttttgggcaTTTTGgcctattcctctttgcagcacctctctagctccatcagattggatgggaagcattggttttcattcaggatgtctctgtacatcgtGGAAttaatctttccctctatcctgactagtctcccagtaaaaaaaacatccccacaacatgatgctgccaccaccatgcttcactgtaaggatggtattggcctggtgatgagcggtgcctgatttcctccaaacatgatgcctggcatttacgccaaagagttcaatgttTGTCTCATCAGACAAGAGTATTTTGTTTCTCTTGGTcttagtctttcaggtgcattttggcaaacgtttTACTATGAAATAGTTTCaatctggccactataccatacagcctgattggtggtttggatggttgtccttctggaaggtcctCCTCTCTCCATAgatgaatgctgtagctctgacacagTGACCATCGGATACTTGATACACTCGCTGACTGAAATCCATTTCAAGGAGCTCTgatagagcttgagaggtgctgcaaagaagaatggaCGAAACTGCCcacagataggtgtgccaagcgtgtggccatccatccatccattttctaccgtttgtcccttttggggtcactggagcctatctcagctgcattcgggcagtaggcggggtacaccctggacaagtcgccacctcatcgcagggccaacacagatagacaaacaacattcacacactagggccaatttagtgttaccaatcaacaagggtgatgggtcaaatgcagagaataatttcttacccggagggaacccacgcagtcacagggagaacatgcaaactcctcacAGAAAGATCCAAAGCGCATGATTGAAccccggaccttcgtattgtgaggcagatgcacaaacccctcttccaccgtgctgccccaagcatgtggcatcgtattcagaaATATATGAGGCTGtatttgctgccaaaggtgcatcagtcaaggctgtgaatacttatgtacatgtgattttttatttctaatacaTTTGCAATTAATAAAAAACTTTTAACAATTTCATCATGGGGTATTATTGTTTGTAGAATGTTAAGGACATAAATCGATTCATTCCATTGTGGAATAAGGGTGTAacacagtccttctcaaatagtggggcgggcctcCCTCAGTTGGGCGCAATGCAATGCCAAGGGGGACGCGTGTGACAGCGggcaacatgctttatcagtatcatgcagtatcatgcttcaaactctGCTTCAAAAAGCTGTGCCCCTGCtaaacgtgctcattgtagccaatAATCTTGTTTTCCCTATTTTgattggaaataataataatttgcacaaattgagaaaggctccagcaccccccacaaccccaaaaaggacaagcggtagaaaatggatggatggatgtttcataggttaaatgttttatatattgggCTCCTGAGTTAATTTAGTTTTGAATTGATTATAATTTACTGAGTTTAATTCTATTTTTCAATATAAAATGGTTCAAGTCgttcaaaaaatgtttatagtttaaataggcatagattttttttttcaggtaAATTGATGCACTTCAAATCATTTTTGTCACcgactaaaaaacaatgttaataaagttattatttgtaAATTGatctattgtttttttctttaatggTAATAATGATACAAAGCTATGCAGAGGCTTACGTTTAACAGTTTTAGATAAATTACACTGTTTACAGTAGAGATTTGGGGGGGGGGCacgaaatgttttcttcttcctagggggggcataccgcccaaatgcagctgagataggctctcccccctccccaccccaacaccaaaagggacaagcggtaaaaaaaaaatggatggatggatggatggtgttacacagtgtttttcaaccactagcgtgccgtgagatgcagtctggtgtactgtgggagataatctaatttcacctatttgggttaaaaatattttttgcaaaccagtaattacaatctgcaaatgatgtgttgttgttgagtgtcggtgcggtCTAgacctcggcagagtaaccgtgtaatactcttccatatcagtaggtggcagccagtagctaattgctttgtagaagtcggaaacagcgggaggcagcttgcaggtaaaaaggtatctaatgcttaaagcaaaaataaacaaaaggtgagtgcccctaagaaaaggcattgaagcttagggaaggctatgcagaatgaaactaaaactgaactggctacaaagtaaacaaaaacagaatgctggacgacagcaaagacttactgtggggcAAAGACGACGTcctcaatgtacatccgaacatgacatggcaaacaacaatgtccacacagagAAGGATttcaacaactgaaatagtcttgattgctaaaacaaagtagatgtgggaaatatcccTCAAAGGAagtcatgaaactgctacaggaaaataccaaaaaaagaaagaaaaagccaccaaaataggagcacaagacaagaattaaaacactacacacaggaaaacagcaacaaactcaaaataaatcacggtgtgatgtgacaggtggtgacagtacacctactttgagacaagagctatagtggtgcatgcttggttatggtttgaattaattcatatccaacaattgcgacaacgactttttactgtcaattgagtttcgttttttaatgatttctgctgttggtgtgcctccggattttttctacGCAAAAAAATGTCccatggctcaaaaaaggttgaaaaacactggtgtaacatagaatgtggaaaaagtgaagcgctgtgaatacattccagatgcactgtaagtACTTTGCAATGTccggtaaaaaataaataagtaaatatatgaGGCAGAATACATAAAACACAAAGCTAATAGCTGACAAGACTACCGATTGTCTTTGTTTACGACCTGTCTGAAGCTAAAGTAGGTTAGGTTAGCATATTGTAACACAAATTGACTGAATTGCCACATACAGGTCACGTTACTTGACTTAGCGCAATGGGTAGCAGCATGTAATCAAACTTTAAAGACAATTGTTCATATCTCACCGTATTTACGATGCCAGTAATTTTTTATCCTTTTTCACTGAAGTCGGTCGCTGAAGTCTCGACTTCAACTATTACTTTTCAAATATGCCACTTCCGTCCGGACTGCTTGTTGATTGGCTAGTTGACGCTAGGGGCGGGGACGTCATGTAGGTTTAAGCACTCACAAAAACGCCGTTAATACAAATCGTGTTTAGTTTTTGACAAAAACAGTCATTAATTATAActaaaagccaaaaaaaaaacatgtttttttttttatacataatgtGAATTTTGCGATCATTAATGTCATGTCAGACTATACCAACAAGACAATGTTGAATCATCTAAATAGTTAGGAGGAAAACAGTGGTAATTTTGTATGTAATATATCCTAAAATGTTGTGACGAGTAATTAAAACAAACCTGCAATGAAATAACCAAATACAAGAAAATAGCTCCTCAACACATAAACTTCCGACACTTTTTTATTCCTTGAAGGCAACGTGCATGCGATATTTCCTTGTTCCTGCTCCTCCCAGCTCCAAGATGGCAGCCGCTCGACGAGGATGAGCGACGACACACTGGAGTTCTGTCATGAAACAGCATCTGACAATGCAGCTGTTACTGCCCTTGTGTTGACATGGTGCTCATTTAATACCTAGCTACTTGTTTTGTCACCTACCAAGACCGTTGAAGGATCACTAAAGAACATGCTTTTCTGTTGGCTAAGCTAGCAAGCTGCGGTAGGCAAATACATGAACTTGTCCCGTCAGCTGCAAAAACGGTTATGCATTCGAAATGTTGCTGTAGTATGGAAAGATTGCTATTAATACTAAAACCCGACGGATATCCTAAAAATGTCTTAATGTATATTTTGTGAAAGGTTGCATGCTGTTCTCTTTGCTACATTCATTCGGCTATTTGCTATGGTTGCATGTTTTGGTCACATCATTCTACATTTTCATATGCAAAGTCAAGATCACATTTCTAATATTGACTATTTTCCCTCCCCCAGAGCAGTTTTACCACCATGGCCATCACTCAGTTTCGTCTATTTAAAATCTGCACATGCCTAGCCAGTTTGCTCTCTTTCTTCAAGAGATTACTGTGCAGGTAAGTAATAAGCAGCATATTAAAACAATGTTTAACAGTCCCTAATGCATTAAGTACAATAATTAGAGTTAAAATAACACACATTTTAATTTACTTCATTAACACATAGGTAAAACTAATATGCACATATGACCTTACTTCTCccctgtttttcttctttttttttttttactctaaagATCTGGAAGGGGGCGAAAGCTCAGCGGTGATCAAATAAGTCTCCCAACAACAGTGGATTTTTCATTAACCGTACCAAAGCAGGTCAGTTTTCATTTACCAGAACCTGGATACTGTTGCATGCAAAGCTGCATAGGAAACATTGTGTATGTTTACCTGCACCATTGCATGAAATTGGTTgaaaccccatccatccatcttcttccgcttatccgaggtcgagtcgcgaAGGCTgctgcctaagcagggaaacccagacttccctctcctcagtcacttcgtccagctcctgccgggggatcccgaggcgttcccaggccagccgggaaacatagttCTCCcagcgtgttctgggtcttccccgtggcctcctaccggtcggacgtgcccataacacctcccgagggaggcgttcgagtgacatcctaaccagatgcccgaacaacctcatctggctcctctcgatgtggaggagcagcggctttactttgaactccccccggagggcagatcttctcaccctgtttctaagggagagctccgccacccggtggaggaaactcatttcagccgcttgtacccgtgatcttgtcctttcggtcataacccaaagctcgttaccataagtgaggatgggaacgtagatcgaccattaaattgagagctttgccttccggctcagctccatcttcaccacaacggatcgatacagcgtccgcattactgaagacgccgcaccgatccgcctgtcgatctcgcgatccactcttccctcactcgtgaacaagaccaaaaggtagggctgggcgatatggccttttattaatatctcgatatttttgggccatgtcacgatacacgatatatatcgcaatattttgccttagccttcaaTTAacgcttgatgcatataatcacaccagtatgatgattttatgtgtctacattaaaacattcttgttcatactgcattaatatatgctcattttaaacgttcatgtagagagggaaatcacaactaagtcaatttagcaaaagtgtatttattaaacagttattaagtagtggcacaaacattcatgaaatttcaaaacaaaatgcaagattgtcagagacattttaaaacaagctatgagtgcacttgtgTGCAtggtgtcactaagatgacatatcaaaacaacactaaagtgcactttttgtacagaacgcaactacaatagtttaaaacaaataaagtgcacttttgtgcatgatgtcacacaagatatttcaataactgtcaaattaaaatgagctgcataataggaaatcaaatagcagtgctgctactttttgtagcaacgcttttgccgcataattgttcaacatattcccgcttgaagccaaaccaccgccagacgatgcaccctgtgctgtttttcttgggaattaattcctccttcatttgttaccagattggcaccttctttctctcgtattaccactcgcaacgcaccgttagcatcacagctaatgttacccatgtagctacctctctgctcggggagggcgtgtgacgttgcacgcgtgacgtatgtaagaaggtgcgcttgtttaagtctctgtgagaaggagagacaagaaagagtgggaaacgcctgtagtgtaatgcccgcagctaaaagcaactgtgtgagaacatatactcgaatatcacgatatagtcattttctatatcgcacagagacaaacccgcgatatattgagtatatcgatatatcgcccggccctacttcgaggtacttaaactcctccacatggggcagggtctcctccccaactcggagatggcactccacccttttccgggcgagaaccatagactcggatttgcaggtgctgattttcatcccaatcgcttcacactctgctttgaaccgatccagtgagagctgaaaatcctggccagatgaagccatcaggatcatCATCATCCTGTTAAAACCACCCTAATCAGATCGCGTTCAACCTTTTTGACTCTGGGCCGcattggacaaaaaaaaattgaccGGGGGCCgaaagcaaaagttcgactcctaccttgtttctttctctgacaacctccttaaagttttgtaatcaatcagaaatatcaagcagctaaaatgcaccaaacataggGAGGTATGGAAAGAGTGTTTTGCATACCACTGTATGGATTTATATATGTGTACTTTAAAActatatataagtgttttataatgTCCAAAAAGTGCAATGAGCAGGAGTTGTGCTACGTGCGCTtgtgttgactttatttgttCGTTGTAATTTACACCATGAGTGGGAAAAGTTGTTTGGATTTGGCCATATATGCTGTGCATCACTAACAAGTGAAATTTGTGGTCATTGACTGTTGATTCTGTCTTCGCCCACAATAGGGTGGCAATATTGCTCCCATTCAGGGAGCTAAATTTTGGCAAATATGTGGCCCAATTTTTTGTTAAACTTGTGACGTCTCGCAAATTATAGTTTGGACACCCTGCTGTTAAGGTAGGATTAACACACATAAACTACAAGATTGGAAGCCACACCCTCCATGTATACATTTTCATCGATCAATGTGAAGtaaagtgaattgtatttatatagcacttactctctagtgactcaaagcgctttacattgagaaacccattcaagctacatttaaaccagtgtgggtggcactggaatcaaggtgggtgaagtgtcatgcccaaagacacaacggcactgACTAGGAAGGTGTAAACTGGATTCGAACCAGCAACCCTTATGTTTATGGCATGGCTGCTTTAACATCTGTGCCAAGCCACACCAAATCCCCCAAATCAATCATCACAGGTTTTCAGAGCATCAATCAATAAACGTTTATTTTTAAAGCCCTTACTcataagtgcctcaaagggcttcacaaaccacaatatCCCTCAATCAAAATCCACATTTaggcaaggaaaactcccaaaacaCAAAATGGGACACATGCATAATTTCATTCAAATTCCAACTGTATTTTGAACTACTCAGTCTCCACAGCCTGAGGTTGAAGAATGGAGCTCATGGGACGAAGACGCACCAACGAGTATTAAGATTGAAGGTGGTAATGGAAACATCTCTCCTCCACCCAACGAAGTAGATGAGGAACCCGACTACTTCAAAGACATGGCGCCAACCATCAGGAAAACACAGAAGGTGAGTCCACACTGGCCTCTTTATTTTAgtcatacaaaaaaaataatagagATTAATTCATCCAGACATATTCATTGTTTAAGCCAAAGCACTGAGAGCATAATGTGCTGGCAGAGTACTTAGCCAATAATTACTAGCCCACAAGGTACATACTTTTTCCATACAATGAAATATTAGTGCTAGGAGTTGGATGTTAAATGTATTTACAGTTGTCCTTCGCCATATTGCGGTTTCACAACATTGCGgatataaaaaaaacccaacacattGAACATGTTCTAAATTAAGTGTTTTACACttctgtatttatcttattttctattattagacatgcacttggggataggttgattggcaacactaaattggccctagtgtgtgaatgtgagtgggaatgttgtctgtctatctgtgttggccctgcgatgaggtggcgacttgtccatggtgtaccccgccttccgcccgattgtagctgagataggctccagcgccccccgccaccctgaagggaataagctgtagaaaatggatggatggatgttgtagtTATTGATATAGATATTCACCTAGCAAGACTTAGTGTGCTAGAGTTACGAGTGAACAATGCTAACGGTCACTAACAACAACCAATTTGACAAACTTTTTGCAAACAAATTTTTGATGCACTTTATtttcaactcctgcctcatcaataacacctcTGCACTTTGGTCACCCTTTGACGTGAGCATTGTCAGAAGAGGAAACGTACCATTATCAGCGTGCCAGTTAACGTTAGCAAGCTATTACCAGCTCTTAAATGGAGATGAACTCATATTCATCTTAGACATCATCTGCTCCACATGACATTGGTGAGCCTGTGGCTTGAGTTTTGTGGAGTGACAAAGCGAGACATGCGATGCTACCAACAAAGCTAATGATCGTAGCTGtgactgtcaagttgaccaacttttggcagaacagACACCTGTGGTTTCAGCACATGAAAGCATAGTTCTAACTTAAAGGAATATCTAAGGATCGAGCAAAGTGTTTCCACTTTGTGGCCGAGCGATGCTCGGAGGATCCTCTGGGCTACCGGTGAGTGTCATCTACAGTAGAACAAACTCAAGGCTACTATGTTGGGTGaaacaagtgtaaaggtgactatatgggtCGTAAAccgttttttaatattctaactaTAAAAATATTTCAGTTATTAATAATCCTACAAAGCGGAAATTGTGTTTTACATGGTCATGTTGTTTTCCAATGACAGGAGGGACAACTGTATGCAAACTGTATGGATTTGTGTATCAATCATTACCAGAGCATGCATAGTAAATTGTAGTATATTCCATTGAATATTGAATACTTGGTCAAGGTATTGAATGGGAAAATATTCAAAGTAATggggcagtagaaaatggatggatggatggtaacgcCGTTAATGCTTTATTGTTCTGAATTTGTTTTCTGTTTTCCACTTTGTAGATAGTGTTAAAGAAAAGGGAGCCTTTAAACTACCTGGTGCCTGACGGCTCAGCAGGTTTCTCCAGCAGACTGGCAGCCTCTCAGGATATGATGACCTTTGGTACACCCTCAGTGAGTAACCGTTCATCATCGTTGACGCTTCAGGCAAGCCTTCAGTTTATAGCTAGGAAATGGATGACAAAGGGAAACATTTGAGTGC
Protein-coding sequences here:
- the ebag9 gene encoding receptor-binding cancer antigen expressed on SiSo cells isoform X2, which encodes MAITQFRLFKICTCLASLLSFFKRLLCRSGRGRKLSGDQISLPTTVDFSLTVPKQPEVEEWSSWDEDAPTSIKIEGGNGNISPPPNEVDEEPDYFKDMAPTIRKTQKIVLKKREPLNYLVPDGSAGFSSRLAASQDMMTFGTPSAELGEMDNWQENTNAWEDESDATWEAEEVLRQQKMAEREKRSMEQQRKKMEKDAQRMIKKEQKMAVKLS
- the ebag9 gene encoding receptor-binding cancer antigen expressed on SiSo cells isoform X3 — encoded protein: MSSFTTMAITQFRLFKICTCLASLLSFFKRLLCRSGRGRKLSGDQISLPTTVDFSLTVPKQSPQPEVEEWSSWDEDAPTSIKIEGGNGNISPPPNEVDEEPDYFKDMAPTIRKTQKIVLKKREPLNYLVPDGSAGFSSRLAASQDMMTFGTPSAELGEMDNWQENTNAWEDESDATWEAEEVLRQQKMAEREKRSMEQQRKKMEKDAQRMIKKEQKMAVKLS
- the ebag9 gene encoding receptor-binding cancer antigen expressed on SiSo cells isoform X1; translated protein: MAITQFRLFKICTCLASLLSFFKRLLCRSGRGRKLSGDQISLPTTVDFSLTVPKQSPQPEVEEWSSWDEDAPTSIKIEGGNGNISPPPNEVDEEPDYFKDMAPTIRKTQKIVLKKREPLNYLVPDGSAGFSSRLAASQDMMTFGTPSAELGEMDNWQENTNAWEDESDATWEAEEVLRQQKMAEREKRSMEQQRKKMEKDAQRMIKKEQKMAVKLS